In a genomic window of Phragmites australis chromosome 14, lpPhrAust1.1, whole genome shotgun sequence:
- the LOC133891607 gene encoding uncharacterized protein LOC133891607 isoform X1, which produces MCYAASSEIFVLSIERRIYVPRAHHHWLLKISMATPEALSAKTIQNVFLAHRSRTRQSTRYTSDSCSLNTRGMHSIQECRLTLADTSAKWLNTTSTPWISFSKQANISCNAVQDSSVVSSSEKVDFLKLQNGSDIRGVAVAGVEGEPVNLTEPVTEAIAAAFAAWLLNKKKADGLRRLRISVGHDSRISAHKLQNAVTHGITAAGHDVLQFGLASTPAMFNSTLTEDEKNHCPVDGAIMITASHLPYNRNGLKFFTSEGGLNKGDIKDILERASRLYKESAYSSIQELGEASRGVVSNVDYMSIYASDLVQAVRKSAGDKEKPLEGLHIVVDAGNGAGGFFVDKVLKPLGAVTTGSQFLEPDGLFPNHIPNPEDKNAMKAITKAVFDNKADLGIIFDTDVDRSAAVDSSGRELNRNRLIALMAAIVLEEHPGTTIVTDSVTSDGLTAFIENKLGGKHHRFKRGYKNVIDEAIRLNSIGEESHLAMETSGHGALKENHWLDDGAYLMVKLLNKLAAARTLNSSIGSKVLTHLVEGLEEAAVTVEIRLKIDQNHADLKGGSFRDYGESILKHLENAISNHPNLHKAPKNYEGLRVSGYGGWFLLRLSLHDPVLPLNIEAPNNDDAVKLGLAVLAAVSEFSALDVTALKKFVQQ; this is translated from the exons ATGTGTTATGCTGCTTCTTCTGAAATCTTTGTTCTGTCGATAGAGAGAAG GATCTATGTGCCCAGAGCCCACCATCATTGGCTTCTGAAAATCTCCATGGCAACACCAGAAG CATTATCAGCGAAGACCATACAAAATGTGTTCTTGGCACATCGCTCACGGACTAGGCAGAGTACAAGATATACCAGTGACTCTTGTTCCCTCAATACCCGCGGTATGCATTCCATCCAGGAATGTAGATTAACATTGGCTGATACTTCAGCCAAATGGTTAAATACCACATCGACACCGTGGATTAGCTTcagcaaacaagcaaacattAGCTGCAATG CTGTTCAAGATAGCAGTGTTGTCTCGTCCTCCGAGAAAGTTGATTTTCTTAAGCTTCAAAATGGCAG CGATATTCGTGGTGTTGCTGTTGCTGGGGTTGAAGGCGAGCCTGTCAACCTCACTGAACCTGTTACTGAAGCTATAGCTGCTGCTTTTGCTGCATGGTTATTAAACAAGAAGAAAGCAGATGGATTGAGACGTTTAAGAATCTCTGTTGGACATGATTCACGAATTTCTGCACATAAATTGCAG AATGCAGTTACCCATGGAATCACTGCTGCAGGACATGATGTTTTACAGTTTGG ATTGGCTTCAACACCTGCAATGTTCAACAGTACACTTacagaagatgaaaaaaatcattgtCCAGTTGATGGAGCCATAATGATAACAG CGAGCCATCTTCCCTACAATCGGAATGGTCTCAAGTTTTTTACAAGTGAAGGTGGACTAAATAAGGGTGATATCAAAGATATCTTGGAGCGTGCTTCTAGATTATACAAGGAATCTGCATACAGTAGCATACAGGAACTAGGGGAAGCATCTAGGGGAGTTGTGTCTAATGTGGACTACATGTCAATTTATGCTTCTGATCTTGTACAAGCAGTTCGTAAATCTGCTGGAGACAAAG AAAAACCATTGGAGGGATTGCACATAGTCGTTGATGCAGGGAATGGAGCAGGTGGCTTTTTTGTG GATAAGGTACTCAAACCTTTAGGAGCTGTTACTACTGGAAGCCAGTTTCTGGAGCCTGATG GCTTGTTTCCCAATCATATTCCGAACCCTGAGGACAAAAATGCAATGAAGGCCATTACAAAAGCAGTGTTTGATAACAAGGCAGACTTGGGCATCATATTTGATACTGATGTGGATAG GTCTGCTGCGGTTGATTCCAGTGGTCGTGAGTTGAACCGTAACCGATTGATTGCTTTGATGGCTGCCATAGTTCTTGAGGAG CATCCAGGAACTACCATTGTTACAGATAGTGTCACTTCAGATGGCCTGACTGCATTTATTGAAAATAAACTTG GAGGAAAGCATCACCGTTTCAAGCGAGGGTACAAGAATGTAATAGATGAGGCTATTCGTCTG AATTCTATTGGTGAGGAATCACATTTGGCCATGGAAACAAGTGGCCATGGAGCACTGAAAGAGAATCACTGGCTTGATGATGGAGCATACCTTATG GTTAAACTTTTGAATAAACTTGCTGCTGCTAGAACACTAAATTCAAGCATTGGTAGTAAAGTTTTGACTCATTTGGTTGAGGGCCTTGAGGAGGCTGCTGTGACAGTGGAGATAAGGTTGAAGATTGATCAGAATCATGCAGATTTGAAAGGAGG GTCCTTCCGTGACTACGGAGAATCAATCCTGAAACATTTGGAGAATGCGATAAGTAATCATCCAAATCTCCACAAAGCGCCCAAGAATTATGAAGGC TTAAGAGTTTCAGGATATGGTGGGTGGTTCCTGTTGAGGCTCTCCCTCCATGACCCGGTTCTTCCCCTAAACATTGAG GCACCAAACAACGATGATGCCGTCAAGCTCGGGCTTGCGGTGCTTGCTGCTGTCAGTGAATTTTCAGCATTGGACGTGACGGCATTGAAGAAATTTGTGCAGCAGTGA
- the LOC133891607 gene encoding uncharacterized protein LOC133891607 isoform X2, producing the protein MATPEALSAKTIQNVFLAHRSRTRQSTRYTSDSCSLNTRGMHSIQECRLTLADTSAKWLNTTSTPWISFSKQANISCNAVQDSSVVSSSEKVDFLKLQNGSDIRGVAVAGVEGEPVNLTEPVTEAIAAAFAAWLLNKKKADGLRRLRISVGHDSRISAHKLQNAVTHGITAAGHDVLQFGLASTPAMFNSTLTEDEKNHCPVDGAIMITASHLPYNRNGLKFFTSEGGLNKGDIKDILERASRLYKESAYSSIQELGEASRGVVSNVDYMSIYASDLVQAVRKSAGDKEKPLEGLHIVVDAGNGAGGFFVDKVLKPLGAVTTGSQFLEPDGLFPNHIPNPEDKNAMKAITKAVFDNKADLGIIFDTDVDRSAAVDSSGRELNRNRLIALMAAIVLEEHPGTTIVTDSVTSDGLTAFIENKLGGKHHRFKRGYKNVIDEAIRLNSIGEESHLAMETSGHGALKENHWLDDGAYLMVKLLNKLAAARTLNSSIGSKVLTHLVEGLEEAAVTVEIRLKIDQNHADLKGGSFRDYGESILKHLENAISNHPNLHKAPKNYEGLRVSGYGGWFLLRLSLHDPVLPLNIEAPNNDDAVKLGLAVLAAVSEFSALDVTALKKFVQQ; encoded by the exons ATGGCAACACCAGAAG CATTATCAGCGAAGACCATACAAAATGTGTTCTTGGCACATCGCTCACGGACTAGGCAGAGTACAAGATATACCAGTGACTCTTGTTCCCTCAATACCCGCGGTATGCATTCCATCCAGGAATGTAGATTAACATTGGCTGATACTTCAGCCAAATGGTTAAATACCACATCGACACCGTGGATTAGCTTcagcaaacaagcaaacattAGCTGCAATG CTGTTCAAGATAGCAGTGTTGTCTCGTCCTCCGAGAAAGTTGATTTTCTTAAGCTTCAAAATGGCAG CGATATTCGTGGTGTTGCTGTTGCTGGGGTTGAAGGCGAGCCTGTCAACCTCACTGAACCTGTTACTGAAGCTATAGCTGCTGCTTTTGCTGCATGGTTATTAAACAAGAAGAAAGCAGATGGATTGAGACGTTTAAGAATCTCTGTTGGACATGATTCACGAATTTCTGCACATAAATTGCAG AATGCAGTTACCCATGGAATCACTGCTGCAGGACATGATGTTTTACAGTTTGG ATTGGCTTCAACACCTGCAATGTTCAACAGTACACTTacagaagatgaaaaaaatcattgtCCAGTTGATGGAGCCATAATGATAACAG CGAGCCATCTTCCCTACAATCGGAATGGTCTCAAGTTTTTTACAAGTGAAGGTGGACTAAATAAGGGTGATATCAAAGATATCTTGGAGCGTGCTTCTAGATTATACAAGGAATCTGCATACAGTAGCATACAGGAACTAGGGGAAGCATCTAGGGGAGTTGTGTCTAATGTGGACTACATGTCAATTTATGCTTCTGATCTTGTACAAGCAGTTCGTAAATCTGCTGGAGACAAAG AAAAACCATTGGAGGGATTGCACATAGTCGTTGATGCAGGGAATGGAGCAGGTGGCTTTTTTGTG GATAAGGTACTCAAACCTTTAGGAGCTGTTACTACTGGAAGCCAGTTTCTGGAGCCTGATG GCTTGTTTCCCAATCATATTCCGAACCCTGAGGACAAAAATGCAATGAAGGCCATTACAAAAGCAGTGTTTGATAACAAGGCAGACTTGGGCATCATATTTGATACTGATGTGGATAG GTCTGCTGCGGTTGATTCCAGTGGTCGTGAGTTGAACCGTAACCGATTGATTGCTTTGATGGCTGCCATAGTTCTTGAGGAG CATCCAGGAACTACCATTGTTACAGATAGTGTCACTTCAGATGGCCTGACTGCATTTATTGAAAATAAACTTG GAGGAAAGCATCACCGTTTCAAGCGAGGGTACAAGAATGTAATAGATGAGGCTATTCGTCTG AATTCTATTGGTGAGGAATCACATTTGGCCATGGAAACAAGTGGCCATGGAGCACTGAAAGAGAATCACTGGCTTGATGATGGAGCATACCTTATG GTTAAACTTTTGAATAAACTTGCTGCTGCTAGAACACTAAATTCAAGCATTGGTAGTAAAGTTTTGACTCATTTGGTTGAGGGCCTTGAGGAGGCTGCTGTGACAGTGGAGATAAGGTTGAAGATTGATCAGAATCATGCAGATTTGAAAGGAGG GTCCTTCCGTGACTACGGAGAATCAATCCTGAAACATTTGGAGAATGCGATAAGTAATCATCCAAATCTCCACAAAGCGCCCAAGAATTATGAAGGC TTAAGAGTTTCAGGATATGGTGGGTGGTTCCTGTTGAGGCTCTCCCTCCATGACCCGGTTCTTCCCCTAAACATTGAG GCACCAAACAACGATGATGCCGTCAAGCTCGGGCTTGCGGTGCTTGCTGCTGTCAGTGAATTTTCAGCATTGGACGTGACGGCATTGAAGAAATTTGTGCAGCAGTGA
- the LOC133891607 gene encoding uncharacterized protein LOC133891607 isoform X4 gives MAAVQDSSVVSSSEKVDFLKLQNGSDIRGVAVAGVEGEPVNLTEPVTEAIAAAFAAWLLNKKKADGLRRLRISVGHDSRISAHKLQNAVTHGITAAGHDVLQFGLASTPAMFNSTLTEDEKNHCPVDGAIMITASHLPYNRNGLKFFTSEGGLNKGDIKDILERASRLYKESAYSSIQELGEASRGVVSNVDYMSIYASDLVQAVRKSAGDKEKPLEGLHIVVDAGNGAGGFFVDKVLKPLGAVTTGSQFLEPDGLFPNHIPNPEDKNAMKAITKAVFDNKADLGIIFDTDVDRSAAVDSSGRELNRNRLIALMAAIVLEEHPGTTIVTDSVTSDGLTAFIENKLGGKHHRFKRGYKNVIDEAIRLNSIGEESHLAMETSGHGALKENHWLDDGAYLMVKLLNKLAAARTLNSSIGSKVLTHLVEGLEEAAVTVEIRLKIDQNHADLKGGSFRDYGESILKHLENAISNHPNLHKAPKNYEGLRVSGYGGWFLLRLSLHDPVLPLNIEAPNNDDAVKLGLAVLAAVSEFSALDVTALKKFVQQ, from the exons ATGGCAG CTGTTCAAGATAGCAGTGTTGTCTCGTCCTCCGAGAAAGTTGATTTTCTTAAGCTTCAAAATGGCAG CGATATTCGTGGTGTTGCTGTTGCTGGGGTTGAAGGCGAGCCTGTCAACCTCACTGAACCTGTTACTGAAGCTATAGCTGCTGCTTTTGCTGCATGGTTATTAAACAAGAAGAAAGCAGATGGATTGAGACGTTTAAGAATCTCTGTTGGACATGATTCACGAATTTCTGCACATAAATTGCAG AATGCAGTTACCCATGGAATCACTGCTGCAGGACATGATGTTTTACAGTTTGG ATTGGCTTCAACACCTGCAATGTTCAACAGTACACTTacagaagatgaaaaaaatcattgtCCAGTTGATGGAGCCATAATGATAACAG CGAGCCATCTTCCCTACAATCGGAATGGTCTCAAGTTTTTTACAAGTGAAGGTGGACTAAATAAGGGTGATATCAAAGATATCTTGGAGCGTGCTTCTAGATTATACAAGGAATCTGCATACAGTAGCATACAGGAACTAGGGGAAGCATCTAGGGGAGTTGTGTCTAATGTGGACTACATGTCAATTTATGCTTCTGATCTTGTACAAGCAGTTCGTAAATCTGCTGGAGACAAAG AAAAACCATTGGAGGGATTGCACATAGTCGTTGATGCAGGGAATGGAGCAGGTGGCTTTTTTGTG GATAAGGTACTCAAACCTTTAGGAGCTGTTACTACTGGAAGCCAGTTTCTGGAGCCTGATG GCTTGTTTCCCAATCATATTCCGAACCCTGAGGACAAAAATGCAATGAAGGCCATTACAAAAGCAGTGTTTGATAACAAGGCAGACTTGGGCATCATATTTGATACTGATGTGGATAG GTCTGCTGCGGTTGATTCCAGTGGTCGTGAGTTGAACCGTAACCGATTGATTGCTTTGATGGCTGCCATAGTTCTTGAGGAG CATCCAGGAACTACCATTGTTACAGATAGTGTCACTTCAGATGGCCTGACTGCATTTATTGAAAATAAACTTG GAGGAAAGCATCACCGTTTCAAGCGAGGGTACAAGAATGTAATAGATGAGGCTATTCGTCTG AATTCTATTGGTGAGGAATCACATTTGGCCATGGAAACAAGTGGCCATGGAGCACTGAAAGAGAATCACTGGCTTGATGATGGAGCATACCTTATG GTTAAACTTTTGAATAAACTTGCTGCTGCTAGAACACTAAATTCAAGCATTGGTAGTAAAGTTTTGACTCATTTGGTTGAGGGCCTTGAGGAGGCTGCTGTGACAGTGGAGATAAGGTTGAAGATTGATCAGAATCATGCAGATTTGAAAGGAGG GTCCTTCCGTGACTACGGAGAATCAATCCTGAAACATTTGGAGAATGCGATAAGTAATCATCCAAATCTCCACAAAGCGCCCAAGAATTATGAAGGC TTAAGAGTTTCAGGATATGGTGGGTGGTTCCTGTTGAGGCTCTCCCTCCATGACCCGGTTCTTCCCCTAAACATTGAG GCACCAAACAACGATGATGCCGTCAAGCTCGGGCTTGCGGTGCTTGCTGCTGTCAGTGAATTTTCAGCATTGGACGTGACGGCATTGAAGAAATTTGTGCAGCAGTGA
- the LOC133891607 gene encoding uncharacterized protein LOC133891607 isoform X3: MAALSAKTIQNVFLAHRSRTRQSTRYTSDSCSLNTRGMHSIQECRLTLADTSAKWLNTTSTPWISFSKQANISCNAVQDSSVVSSSEKVDFLKLQNGSDIRGVAVAGVEGEPVNLTEPVTEAIAAAFAAWLLNKKKADGLRRLRISVGHDSRISAHKLQNAVTHGITAAGHDVLQFGLASTPAMFNSTLTEDEKNHCPVDGAIMITASHLPYNRNGLKFFTSEGGLNKGDIKDILERASRLYKESAYSSIQELGEASRGVVSNVDYMSIYASDLVQAVRKSAGDKEKPLEGLHIVVDAGNGAGGFFVDKVLKPLGAVTTGSQFLEPDGLFPNHIPNPEDKNAMKAITKAVFDNKADLGIIFDTDVDRSAAVDSSGRELNRNRLIALMAAIVLEEHPGTTIVTDSVTSDGLTAFIENKLGGKHHRFKRGYKNVIDEAIRLNSIGEESHLAMETSGHGALKENHWLDDGAYLMVKLLNKLAAARTLNSSIGSKVLTHLVEGLEEAAVTVEIRLKIDQNHADLKGGSFRDYGESILKHLENAISNHPNLHKAPKNYEGLRVSGYGGWFLLRLSLHDPVLPLNIEAPNNDDAVKLGLAVLAAVSEFSALDVTALKKFVQQ; this comes from the exons ATGGCAG CATTATCAGCGAAGACCATACAAAATGTGTTCTTGGCACATCGCTCACGGACTAGGCAGAGTACAAGATATACCAGTGACTCTTGTTCCCTCAATACCCGCGGTATGCATTCCATCCAGGAATGTAGATTAACATTGGCTGATACTTCAGCCAAATGGTTAAATACCACATCGACACCGTGGATTAGCTTcagcaaacaagcaaacattAGCTGCAATG CTGTTCAAGATAGCAGTGTTGTCTCGTCCTCCGAGAAAGTTGATTTTCTTAAGCTTCAAAATGGCAG CGATATTCGTGGTGTTGCTGTTGCTGGGGTTGAAGGCGAGCCTGTCAACCTCACTGAACCTGTTACTGAAGCTATAGCTGCTGCTTTTGCTGCATGGTTATTAAACAAGAAGAAAGCAGATGGATTGAGACGTTTAAGAATCTCTGTTGGACATGATTCACGAATTTCTGCACATAAATTGCAG AATGCAGTTACCCATGGAATCACTGCTGCAGGACATGATGTTTTACAGTTTGG ATTGGCTTCAACACCTGCAATGTTCAACAGTACACTTacagaagatgaaaaaaatcattgtCCAGTTGATGGAGCCATAATGATAACAG CGAGCCATCTTCCCTACAATCGGAATGGTCTCAAGTTTTTTACAAGTGAAGGTGGACTAAATAAGGGTGATATCAAAGATATCTTGGAGCGTGCTTCTAGATTATACAAGGAATCTGCATACAGTAGCATACAGGAACTAGGGGAAGCATCTAGGGGAGTTGTGTCTAATGTGGACTACATGTCAATTTATGCTTCTGATCTTGTACAAGCAGTTCGTAAATCTGCTGGAGACAAAG AAAAACCATTGGAGGGATTGCACATAGTCGTTGATGCAGGGAATGGAGCAGGTGGCTTTTTTGTG GATAAGGTACTCAAACCTTTAGGAGCTGTTACTACTGGAAGCCAGTTTCTGGAGCCTGATG GCTTGTTTCCCAATCATATTCCGAACCCTGAGGACAAAAATGCAATGAAGGCCATTACAAAAGCAGTGTTTGATAACAAGGCAGACTTGGGCATCATATTTGATACTGATGTGGATAG GTCTGCTGCGGTTGATTCCAGTGGTCGTGAGTTGAACCGTAACCGATTGATTGCTTTGATGGCTGCCATAGTTCTTGAGGAG CATCCAGGAACTACCATTGTTACAGATAGTGTCACTTCAGATGGCCTGACTGCATTTATTGAAAATAAACTTG GAGGAAAGCATCACCGTTTCAAGCGAGGGTACAAGAATGTAATAGATGAGGCTATTCGTCTG AATTCTATTGGTGAGGAATCACATTTGGCCATGGAAACAAGTGGCCATGGAGCACTGAAAGAGAATCACTGGCTTGATGATGGAGCATACCTTATG GTTAAACTTTTGAATAAACTTGCTGCTGCTAGAACACTAAATTCAAGCATTGGTAGTAAAGTTTTGACTCATTTGGTTGAGGGCCTTGAGGAGGCTGCTGTGACAGTGGAGATAAGGTTGAAGATTGATCAGAATCATGCAGATTTGAAAGGAGG GTCCTTCCGTGACTACGGAGAATCAATCCTGAAACATTTGGAGAATGCGATAAGTAATCATCCAAATCTCCACAAAGCGCCCAAGAATTATGAAGGC TTAAGAGTTTCAGGATATGGTGGGTGGTTCCTGTTGAGGCTCTCCCTCCATGACCCGGTTCTTCCCCTAAACATTGAG GCACCAAACAACGATGATGCCGTCAAGCTCGGGCTTGCGGTGCTTGCTGCTGTCAGTGAATTTTCAGCATTGGACGTGACGGCATTGAAGAAATTTGTGCAGCAGTGA